Proteins from a genomic interval of Rhipicephalus microplus isolate Deutch F79 unplaced genomic scaffold, USDA_Rmic scaffold_167, whole genome shotgun sequence:
- the LOC142791437 gene encoding uncharacterized protein LOC142791437 produces the protein MPKNSSCFQCPLLADFYHENISMCCCVYPIYASCIFLQRKHLLQIGGRGLREIGVNAMKAVLAHDVHVLYSLHGRKGKRAFVNLRLCRLVTDVICQKAGCDQAEALNFIKRWLPGSGDHCGGRKRRFREAFVVEQPDDPHSQSADYRLLAAAGFLPSHSSQGLDSTTVTVPPTQPDLQ, from the exons atgcccaaaaattcaagttgttttcagtgtcctcttcttgcagatttttatcatgaaaacatttcgatgtgctgttgcgtttaccccatctatgcttcttgcatttttttacagcgcaagcacctcctgcagattgggggacgtggcctccgagaaattggtgtgaatgccatgaaggctgtattggcacatgatgtgcatgtgctgtacagccttcatggcagaaaagggaaaagggcctttgtgaacttgaggctctgtagattagtgacag atgtcatctgccaaaaagcagggtgcgaccaggcggaggccctcaacttcattaagaggtggctgccagggtctggcgatcactgtgggggcaggaagcggcgcttcagagaagcatttgttgtggagcagcccgatgatccccactctcagagtgcagattatcggctgctcgcggcagctggcttcctgcccagccacagcagtcagggccttgacagcaccactgtcactgtgcccccaacgcaacctgacctgcagtag